Within the Arachis duranensis cultivar V14167 chromosome 10, aradu.V14167.gnm2.J7QH, whole genome shotgun sequence genome, the region GCAGTGATGAGACTTCGAATTGGTTGATAATTGTCTCTGTGcgtgtttcttttttttgtgtGGTGCAGGAAGAAAGAGAAGCCATTGCGCAGGGGGTGATTGATCTTCATTTGCAGCTGAAGGCTTTGAGTTCTCCGAAGTCAGTGCCGTATGAAGGTGAGGATGGAGTTCGCGAGGTGGTGGATGTTCCATTGAAGGAGATGATAAAAGAATCTTTGGAGTTAGTGAAAACTGCTTCGGAGGATTGGCCCAAAGTTTCCAACGATAGTTTGCAAGTTTCATCAGAGGTTCAGCTTGAGAAGGATCATAATATTGAGATTGCATTGGATAAGATGATATCCTCTCTTGGAGCAGTTGTTGATCCGTGGCAATTATCAGATCATTCTGTAAGTGGGAAAATAGTTTATATCGAGGAAGGAACTACACTTTTGATTGAGAAGTACAATCAGATTCTTTCTGAAATTTATCAACTCGGGCAGTCTTTCTCTGAGGTTGGCTTAGAGCAAGAACATGGGAACATACTTCTTGATGCTCGTGGTGGGTTACTGCATTTCAAACGAAAGGAATCAGAATTTGTTGAAAAACTGGCTCAGTTAGAAGATGAAAACCGAAAACTTGTTGAAGAGCTTGAGAAGGAAAGGGTGATGATAGGGGAACTAAACTCTGAACTTGGAAATACGAAAGCAGAACTTGAGCAGGAAAAGGTTAAATGTGCTAATACCAAAGAGAAGCTAAGTATGGCTGTGACGAAAGGAAAGGCATTGGTACAGCAGCGAGACACTCTAAAGACATCGCTGGCTGAAAAATCCAGTGAGCTGGAGAAATGTTTAACTGAGTTACAGGAGAAGTCCCTTGCACTAGAAGCTGCTGAATTTATTAAGGAAGAGTTGGCTCAAAGAGATAGTGTGGTTGAATCCCTACAAAACTCATTACTACAAAATAGTACCATTTTTGAACAAGTAGAAGAAATCTTGTCTCATGTAGAACTTGATCGGCATGAAATATCTGACGTGACAGAGAAAGTTAGATGGCTCGTGGATGACAGAAATGTGCTTAAGGATGCTGTTCAGGAGTTACACAAATTGAAAGATACTCTATCTCTAGTGGACCTACCAGAACATGTCTCATCATCTGATTTGGGATCTCAAATGAATTGGCTGAGGGATTCTTTTCATATGGCTAGGGATGATAATCGTGTTTTGCAGGAAgaaatttctaaaataaatgaAGCATCCTCTAACCATATTGATCGCTTGAGCATTTCGCTTTTGCTGGAATTACAGGAAAAAGATTACCTTCAGTCAGAATTAACTGATTTGAGGTTCAAATACGAGGAGCTTGTTGGCATGAATCGTCATCTTTCCTTGGAGAAGGATCAAATGGTGAAGATGTTGGTTGAGCTTTCTGGGGTAAACCTGGAAGATGAAGGGATTGATAAATCCCCTTCTAGCACTACTATGATAATTGATTTATGCTTTCGCAAATTAAAAGAACTGAATGGTCCTGCCTCTAGCACATCTAATATTGATTCTGAGCTGTTTGAAAGGATTCAGAGTTTCTTATATGTTAGGGACCAAGGTTTAATTCTCTATGAGGACATACTGGAAGAAGAGATGGTTATCAGATCTGATATGAGTAAGCTATCAAATGAGTTGAAAGTGGCGTCCGAGGAAATTACAGCACTTAAAGAAGAAAGGAGCTCTCTAATGAAAGATCTTGAACGATCAgaagagaagtcatccatgctTAGAGATAAGTTGTCCATGGCAGTTAAGAAAGGAAAGGGGTTGGTTCAAGATAGGGACAATCTAAAAGGTCTTATAAATGAAAAGGACTCGGAAATAGAGCAATTGAGGATTGATTTGCAGAAGCAAGAATCTGCAGTTTCAGAATACATGGATCAGATCAATAGATTGTCCAGTGAAGTGCAAAACATCCCCAAGTTACAGGCTGATCTTCTGGAAATGGAAAGGGAAAGGAATCAGTTTGAGCAGCTCTTGACAAAGAGCCGAAACATGTTACAAACAGTGATGGAATATATTGATGGTATTGCTCCTTCAGTTGATCCAGTCTTTGATGAACCTGTGGAAAAGGTAAAATGGTTTGCTGGTTATGTCAGTGAATGCCAAGATGCTAAAGTACATGCAGAACAAGAGTTGCAAATTGCAAAGGAGGAAGCCACTATACTGGAAACCAAATTAGCAGAAgcccaaaaaaatataaaatcccTTGAACGGGGATTATCTTCATTAGAGGAGAGTGTTTCTCAACTTGCTGAGCAAAAGAAAGAGTTAGaacatgaaaaatcaagagTTGGGGTGGAGTTAGAGAAGTTTAAAGAAAATGTTGCTGATGCTTGTAGCACTACTCGGTCACTTGAAGATGCCTTATCGCAGGCAGAAAAAGATATATCTGTTCTTTCCAGTGAAAAGGAGCAGGCTCAAGCTGGTAGAGTTGCTGCAGAGATGGAGTTAGAGAGAGTTAAAGATGAAACAATGCAGAAGATAGCCGAACTAGCAGAGGCCAGCAGGACCATAAAAGATCTGGAAGATAAACTATCTCAGGTTCAGACTAATGTCAATTTATTGACTGAAAATTATAATGCTGATCAAGCTGTCAAGACTGATATGGAAAATGAACTGAAGAAGTTGCAAGATGAAGCtgcaaatcatgctagaaaATTGGTAGATGCCTCTGATACTATAAGATCACTGGAAGATGAATTAGTAAAGGCACAAGATAATGTTTCTTCTTTAGAGGATGCAAATAAAATGGCTAAAGAGGAGATATCGTCTCTTGGTTTTAAGTTAAAGTCATGCATGGACGAGCTAGC harbors:
- the LOC107468988 gene encoding trans-Golgi network-localized SYP41-interacting protein 1 isoform X1, whose product is MSEADSDSGSNNGHDHAPNGDSESTTSVAINQQGGANDGEDGMFVDCSDELITMDSRPSDNSNEEGAAGDDDNGEEVIQVVHQEGHFGELGSAGEVEQLRRSLELHQEEREAIAQGVIDLHLQLKALSSPKSVPYEGEDGVREVVDVPLKEMIKESLELVKTASEDWPKVSNDSLQVSSEVQLEKDHNIEIALDKMISSLGAVVDPWQLSDHSVSGKIVYIEEGTTLLIEKYNQILSEIYQLGQSFSEVGLEQEHGNILLDARGGLLHFKRKESEFVEKLAQLEDENRKLVEELEKERVMIGELNSELGNTKAELEQEKVKCANTKEKLSMAVTKGKALVQQRDTLKTSLAEKSSELEKCLTELQEKSLALEAAEFIKEELAQRDSVVESLQNSLLQNSTIFEQVEEILSHVELDRHEISDVTEKVRWLVDDRNVLKDAVQELHKLKDTLSLVDLPEHVSSSDLGSQMNWLRDSFHMARDDNRVLQEEISKINEASSNHIDRLSISLLLELQEKDYLQSELTDLRFKYEELVGMNRHLSLEKDQMVKMLVELSGVNLEDEGIDKSPSSTTMIIDLCFRKLKELNGPASSTSNIDSELFERIQSFLYVRDQGLILYEDILEEEMVIRSDMSKLSNELKVASEEITALKEERSSLMKDLERSEEKSSMLRDKLSMAVKKGKGLVQDRDNLKGLINEKDSEIEQLRIDLQKQESAVSEYMDQINRLSSEVQNIPKLQADLLEMERERNQFEQLLTKSRNMLQTVMEYIDGIAPSVDPVFDEPVEKVKWFAGYVSECQDAKVHAEQELQIAKEEATILETKLAEAQKNIKSLERGLSSLEESVSQLAEQKKELEHEKSRVGVELEKFKENVADACSTTRSLEDALSQAEKDISVLSSEKEQAQAGRVAAEMELERVKDETMQKIAELAEASRTIKDLEDKLSQVQTNVNLLTENYNADQAVKTDMENELKKLQDEAANHARKLVDASDTIRSLEDELVKAQDNVSSLEDANKMAKEEISSLGFKLKSCMDELAGRSGNLENKSVELIGIISDLQVLMKNNILFPRVKRCFESKFETLKNMDHVLNKIRGHIVSMAAKDLEGHSMKEENLHMREELLDSLENFDVELDNREMNGADIDTVVSSFSTIVKGFQLRNKHIAEKFDELSNSIDEFTSPLHEKLLDTETKIMTVVENMQTMKEKENTIEKLLEEKDNIISSLENDIGVLLSACTDATGELQFEVDKSLQQLGSISEVENLNHETDEQAEHHKDRIYAEASQKLKNASRKAQTLIRHFENQSEHVAVAIENLEIKLKETTAAFERTLDERDANTARIEGLQIELKEIKDSLERATNERDANAAKIEALQNKLKETTATFEMLKDERGLNTSIIEDLQNKLNETTAAFEKTAEERTVNSAKIEDLQNKLKETTAAFEMAIDERDINRNRVLQLESDVQELQSSCNELRNNLEGHHALEEKLKEKEAEILSLNSTLSAKEKVAERSLLSASQVRDLFDKVDGVEIPILESEENYGELHTSAPAKKLFHIVDSVTKLRNQINSLYHDKEELQSSLETKDLEIKNLKEEVKQLNRNWEDSKMAKNDLSDITFALEKVLDILGAGDWVVDRKSTGLKELISALEKHIRAILLESENSRSKVQELGIKLVGSQKFIDELTTKVKLLEGSRKDKTSQPEAVQQRSLFDASSSSLVAGAEITEVEEAGLLGNNALFPVSSAANVRNMRKGSSSDHLALEIGGESDALMKSTDTDDDKGHAFRSLNTSGLVPKQGKLIADRIDGFWVSGGRILMNRPRARLGLIGYLLLLHIWLLGTIL
- the LOC107468988 gene encoding trans-Golgi network-localized SYP41-interacting protein 1 isoform X2, coding for MSEADSDSGSNNGHDHAPNGDSESTTSVAINQGGANDGEDGMFVDCSDELITMDSRPSDNSNEEGAAGDDDNGEEVIQVVHQEGHFGELGSAGEVEQLRRSLELHQEEREAIAQGVIDLHLQLKALSSPKSVPYEGEDGVREVVDVPLKEMIKESLELVKTASEDWPKVSNDSLQVSSEVQLEKDHNIEIALDKMISSLGAVVDPWQLSDHSVSGKIVYIEEGTTLLIEKYNQILSEIYQLGQSFSEVGLEQEHGNILLDARGGLLHFKRKESEFVEKLAQLEDENRKLVEELEKERVMIGELNSELGNTKAELEQEKVKCANTKEKLSMAVTKGKALVQQRDTLKTSLAEKSSELEKCLTELQEKSLALEAAEFIKEELAQRDSVVESLQNSLLQNSTIFEQVEEILSHVELDRHEISDVTEKVRWLVDDRNVLKDAVQELHKLKDTLSLVDLPEHVSSSDLGSQMNWLRDSFHMARDDNRVLQEEISKINEASSNHIDRLSISLLLELQEKDYLQSELTDLRFKYEELVGMNRHLSLEKDQMVKMLVELSGVNLEDEGIDKSPSSTTMIIDLCFRKLKELNGPASSTSNIDSELFERIQSFLYVRDQGLILYEDILEEEMVIRSDMSKLSNELKVASEEITALKEERSSLMKDLERSEEKSSMLRDKLSMAVKKGKGLVQDRDNLKGLINEKDSEIEQLRIDLQKQESAVSEYMDQINRLSSEVQNIPKLQADLLEMERERNQFEQLLTKSRNMLQTVMEYIDGIAPSVDPVFDEPVEKVKWFAGYVSECQDAKVHAEQELQIAKEEATILETKLAEAQKNIKSLERGLSSLEESVSQLAEQKKELEHEKSRVGVELEKFKENVADACSTTRSLEDALSQAEKDISVLSSEKEQAQAGRVAAEMELERVKDETMQKIAELAEASRTIKDLEDKLSQVQTNVNLLTENYNADQAVKTDMENELKKLQDEAANHARKLVDASDTIRSLEDELVKAQDNVSSLEDANKMAKEEISSLGFKLKSCMDELAGRSGNLENKSVELIGIISDLQVLMKNNILFPRVKRCFESKFETLKNMDHVLNKIRGHIVSMAAKDLEGHSMKEENLHMREELLDSLENFDVELDNREMNGADIDTVVSSFSTIVKGFQLRNKHIAEKFDELSNSIDEFTSPLHEKLLDTETKIMTVVENMQTMKEKENTIEKLLEEKDNIISSLENDIGVLLSACTDATGELQFEVDKSLQQLGSISEVENLNHETDEQAEHHKDRIYAEASQKLKNASRKAQTLIRHFENQSEHVAVAIENLEIKLKETTAAFERTLDERDANTARIEGLQIELKEIKDSLERATNERDANAAKIEALQNKLKETTATFEMLKDERGLNTSIIEDLQNKLNETTAAFEKTAEERTVNSAKIEDLQNKLKETTAAFEMAIDERDINRNRVLQLESDVQELQSSCNELRNNLEGHHALEEKLKEKEAEILSLNSTLSAKEKVAERSLLSASQVRDLFDKVDGVEIPILESEENYGELHTSAPAKKLFHIVDSVTKLRNQINSLYHDKEELQSSLETKDLEIKNLKEEVKQLNRNWEDSKMAKNDLSDITFALEKVLDILGAGDWVVDRKSTGLKELISALEKHIRAILLESENSRSKVQELGIKLVGSQKFIDELTTKVKLLEGSRKDKTSQPEAVQQRSLFDASSSSLVAGAEITEVEEAGLLGNNALFPVSSAANVRNMRKGSSSDHLALEIGGESDALMKSTDTDDDKGHAFRSLNTSGLVPKQGKLIADRIDGFWVSGGRILMNRPRARLGLIGYLLLLHIWLLGTIL